One window of Methylococcus sp. EFPC2 genomic DNA carries:
- the petA gene encoding ubiquinol-cytochrome c reductase iron-sulfur subunit has translation MTDPVDTSKRWFLTKAASAAGAVGVAFAASPFISSMQPSARAQAAGAPVEVDIDKLEPGQLIRVLWRGKPVWVLHRTPESLADLPKLNSKLRDPDSKESDQPEGARNEARAIRPEIFVALGVCTHLGCSPTYRPEIAPADLGPDWQGGFFCPCHGSLFDLAGRVYKGVPAPKNLEIPPYRYLSDSKLVVGVNGEQA, from the coding sequence ATGACCGATCCGGTGGACACCAGTAAACGCTGGTTCCTGACCAAGGCCGCCAGTGCGGCCGGTGCGGTGGGCGTTGCTTTCGCCGCGTCCCCCTTCATTTCATCCATGCAACCCAGTGCCCGCGCCCAGGCTGCCGGCGCACCGGTCGAGGTCGACATCGACAAGCTGGAGCCGGGCCAGTTGATCCGCGTGTTGTGGCGCGGCAAGCCGGTTTGGGTCTTGCACCGCACGCCCGAATCCCTCGCGGACTTACCCAAATTGAATTCCAAGTTGCGCGACCCGGATTCCAAGGAGTCCGATCAGCCGGAAGGCGCACGCAACGAGGCACGTGCCATCAGGCCCGAGATCTTCGTGGCGCTGGGGGTTTGCACCCACCTAGGTTGCTCTCCGACTTACCGTCCCGAAATTGCGCCGGCGGACTTGGGTCCTGACTGGCAGGGTGGATTCTTCTGTCCTTGTCACGGTTCCTTGTTCGACCTGGCAGGGAGGGTCTACAAAGGGGTGCCTGCGCCCAAGAATCTGGAAATACCGCCTTATCGATACCTTAGCGATAGCAAGCTGGTGGTCGGCGTCAATGGGGAGCAAGCATGA
- a CDS encoding ribonuclease J: MQSIIPAKDELLFLPLGGTGEIGMNLTLYGHDGAWIAVDLGITFGGDDFPDHPVMMADPAFIAARRERLAGIILTHGHEDHIGALPYLWQKLRCPIYATPFTAALVRSKLVSTGSDDAPLVEVALGARVQVGPFSVEYVTMTHSIPEPNALLIKTSEGAVLHTGDWKLDDRPVVGRGYDHPRLVALRREPLLAMVCDSTNAVVPGHTGSEGSLFEPLLRLGEQATGRILVTAFASNIARLVTLARVAGTLGRRFGVVGQAMERMVAVARGTGYWPGDLPELLDGRHLGHLPPAEVFAVCTGSQGEANAALTRISQDMHRDLLLDPGDTVIFSSRVIPGNEGAVERIYRRLRALGIHVLTDHDAPIHVSGHPAEEDLRRLYNWVQPPLVIPVHGTPRHLAANAEIAAACHVPHTAIVENGALCRLSRGGLQRLGQIDTGRLSVRPDGRLAPVLPDVLQEMRARVH; this comes from the coding sequence ATGCAGTCCATCATCCCTGCCAAAGACGAACTCCTGTTCCTGCCTCTCGGCGGTACCGGCGAGATCGGTATGAATCTGACGCTGTACGGCCACGACGGGGCCTGGATCGCGGTCGATCTCGGCATCACCTTCGGCGGCGACGACTTTCCCGACCACCCGGTGATGATGGCCGACCCCGCCTTTATCGCAGCCCGGCGCGAGCGCCTCGCCGGCATCATCCTGACGCACGGCCATGAAGACCATATCGGCGCACTGCCTTATCTCTGGCAAAAGCTGCGCTGCCCCATCTACGCGACACCCTTCACGGCGGCCCTGGTCCGATCCAAGCTCGTCAGCACCGGCAGCGACGATGCGCCGCTGGTCGAAGTCGCCTTGGGTGCGCGCGTTCAGGTAGGTCCTTTCTCGGTCGAATACGTCACCATGACGCACTCCATACCGGAACCCAATGCGTTGTTGATCAAAACATCCGAAGGCGCCGTCCTGCATACCGGCGACTGGAAACTCGACGACCGCCCGGTGGTGGGACGCGGCTACGATCATCCCAGACTCGTCGCCCTGCGGCGTGAGCCCCTGCTGGCGATGGTATGCGACTCCACCAATGCGGTCGTCCCCGGCCATACCGGCTCCGAGGGCAGCCTGTTCGAGCCGCTGCTCAGGCTGGGGGAACAGGCGACGGGACGCATCTTGGTGACGGCATTCGCCAGCAATATCGCCCGCCTGGTGACCCTGGCACGGGTCGCCGGCACGCTGGGACGGCGTTTTGGCGTGGTCGGTCAGGCCATGGAACGGATGGTGGCCGTCGCCCGCGGCACCGGCTACTGGCCGGGCGATTTGCCCGAACTGCTCGACGGGCGCCATCTGGGCCATTTGCCTCCGGCGGAAGTCTTCGCCGTTTGCACCGGCAGCCAGGGCGAGGCGAATGCGGCGCTCACGCGCATCAGCCAGGACATGCACCGCGACCTGTTATTGGATCCGGGCGACACGGTGATTTTTTCCTCCCGGGTGATACCCGGTAACGAGGGCGCGGTCGAGCGTATCTATAGGCGCCTGCGTGCGCTCGGCATTCATGTCCTCACCGATCATGACGCACCCATCCACGTCTCCGGCCATCCGGCAGAAGAGGACTTGCGCCGGCTTTATAACTGGGTGCAGCCGCCGCTGGTGATCCCGGTGCACGGCACCCCGCGGCACCTCGCCGCCAACGCAGAAATCGCGGCCGCCTGTCACGTCCCGCATACCGCCATCGTCGAGAACGGCGCGCTTTGCCGCCTGAGCCGAGGGGGGCTGCAGAGGCTAGGCCAAATCGATACCGGAAGGCTCAGCGTGCGGCCGGACGGCCGTTTGGCGCCGGTATTGCCGGACGTCCTGCAGGAAATGCGCGCTCGGGTTCATTGA
- a CDS encoding carbohydrate ABC transporter permease: protein MNPAVSSTIKSWLLHGVLLIAVALTLFPLFWMVSVSLMPAMAATRLPPPLWPESITFEHYKTLFTQLDLARYLLNSTLLATAITLLSLSLNALAGYAFAKFRFAGRDRLFRYLLTAMVIPGQVAMLPLFLLLKQLGLVNSYGGVIVPGMASIFGIFLIRQFALSIPDSLLDAARIDGASELRIWWSLVLPLCKPILVTLAIFTFMGSWNDFMWPLIILTDNDLYTLPVALANLLGEHVQDIELMMSAAVLTLLPVMVVFLALQRHYIEGLVLGSVKE, encoded by the coding sequence ATGAATCCCGCGGTGTCCTCGACCATCAAATCCTGGCTGCTGCACGGCGTCCTGCTGATCGCCGTCGCACTTACCCTGTTCCCGCTTTTCTGGATGGTTTCGGTCTCGCTGATGCCAGCCATGGCCGCCACGCGTCTGCCGCCCCCCCTGTGGCCCGAAAGCATCACCTTCGAGCATTACAAGACCTTGTTCACCCAACTCGACCTGGCCCGTTACCTGCTTAACAGCACTTTGCTGGCCACGGCGATCACCCTGCTCTCCTTGTCGCTCAACGCCCTGGCCGGGTACGCCTTCGCGAAATTCCGCTTCGCCGGACGCGACCGCCTGTTTCGCTACCTGCTGACCGCGATGGTCATACCCGGCCAAGTGGCGATGCTGCCGCTGTTTCTGCTGCTCAAGCAACTCGGATTGGTCAATTCCTACGGCGGCGTGATCGTGCCGGGCATGGCCAGCATATTCGGCATCTTCCTCATCCGTCAGTTCGCGCTGTCCATCCCCGACAGCCTGCTGGACGCCGCCCGCATCGACGGCGCGAGCGAGTTGCGCATCTGGTGGTCGCTAGTCCTTCCGCTGTGCAAGCCTATCCTGGTCACGCTGGCCATTTTCACCTTCATGGGGAGTTGGAACGATTTCATGTGGCCTTTGATCATCCTGACCGACAACGACCTGTACACCCTGCCGGTCGCGCTGGCGAACCTCCTGGGCGAGCATGTTCAGGATATCGAATTGATGATGTCCGCCGCGGTGCTGACCCTGCTTCCGGTCATGGTCGTTTTTCTGGCATTGCAACGGCACTACATCGAGGGTTTGGTGCTGGGGAGCGTGAAGGAATAA
- the hisC gene encoding histidinol-phosphate transaminase, with the protein MAGSNLENRVEALIRPEILALKAYHVQASAGYVKLDAMENPYVWPTEMIEEWLGVLRSAKPNRYPDPAADGVRAALRIHGGVPDGAGLMLGNGSDELIQIILMAVAGRNAKVLAPEPTFVMYRQIAGSLGLSFVGVPLREEDFALDMDAMRAAIRDHAPAVVFLAYPNNPTGNAFAVDDVLEILRISPGLVVVDEAYAPFADDSFMSRLGNFDNLLVMRTLSKLGLAGLRLGYLAGHTAWIDQLDKLRLPYNINELTQLTVSFALSRQAVFDRQVADIRRDRASLASALRAVAGLRVYPSQANFITLRLLEHEAAHVFDGLKRRGVLVKNLHTPAGPLQNCLRVTVGLPEENARFLAALEDALIG; encoded by the coding sequence ATGGCAGGATCAAACCTTGAAAACCGGGTGGAGGCGCTGATCCGGCCCGAGATCCTGGCGCTCAAGGCATATCATGTTCAAGCTTCCGCCGGATATGTCAAACTGGATGCCATGGAAAACCCCTATGTCTGGCCGACCGAGATGATCGAGGAATGGCTGGGTGTCTTGCGCTCGGCCAAACCGAACCGGTATCCCGACCCCGCCGCCGATGGGGTCAGGGCCGCGCTGCGGATACACGGCGGCGTGCCGGATGGCGCCGGACTTATGCTGGGCAACGGTTCGGACGAACTTATCCAGATCATCCTCATGGCCGTGGCCGGCCGGAATGCCAAGGTCCTGGCGCCGGAGCCCACCTTCGTCATGTACCGGCAGATCGCAGGCAGCCTCGGTTTGAGCTTTGTGGGCGTGCCCTTGCGCGAAGAGGACTTCGCGCTGGACATGGACGCCATGCGCGCCGCGATACGGGACCATGCGCCGGCGGTGGTGTTTCTGGCCTACCCCAACAATCCGACCGGCAATGCGTTCGCCGTGGACGATGTACTGGAAATTTTGCGCATTTCACCCGGATTGGTGGTGGTCGACGAGGCCTATGCGCCATTCGCCGATGACAGTTTCATGTCCAGACTGGGCAATTTCGATAATCTGCTGGTGATGCGCACCCTTTCCAAGCTGGGCTTGGCCGGTTTGCGGCTGGGCTATCTGGCCGGTCATACGGCGTGGATCGATCAGCTGGACAAGCTGCGCCTGCCGTACAACATCAACGAACTGACCCAGTTGACGGTGAGCTTCGCCCTGAGTCGTCAGGCGGTTTTCGATCGGCAGGTCGCCGACATCCGGCGGGACCGTGCCTCATTGGCCTCGGCGCTGCGAGCCGTGGCCGGCTTGCGGGTGTATCCCAGCCAGGCCAATTTCATCACCCTGCGGCTATTGGAGCATGAGGCGGCTCATGTATTCGACGGATTGAAACGACGCGGCGTGCTGGTCAAGAACCTGCATACGCCCGCTGGGCCGCTGCAAAACTGTTTGCGGGTGACCGTCGGCTTGCCGGAAGAGAATGCGCGTTTCCTCGCAGCCCTGGAGGACGCTTTAATCGGCTAA
- a CDS encoding AtpZ/AtpI family protein — MNPSKRLQQQVEKQAGRMRKAERERKTLLAQTLFVGSLGLMMGIPVVLGAYLGLWLDGFSSGYSVRWTVGFILLGVIVGAYNVYRSIQE, encoded by the coding sequence ATGAACCCGTCCAAGCGTTTGCAGCAACAGGTGGAAAAGCAGGCCGGGCGTATGCGCAAGGCCGAGCGGGAGCGGAAAACCTTGCTCGCCCAGACGCTGTTCGTCGGTTCCTTGGGGTTGATGATGGGCATCCCGGTGGTGCTCGGCGCCTACCTGGGCCTTTGGCTAGACGGTTTCAGCTCAGGCTATTCGGTCCGCTGGACCGTGGGCTTCATCCTCCTGGGCGTGATCGTCGGCGCCTATAACGTTTACCGGTCGATCCAGGAGTAG
- a CDS encoding cytochrome bc complex cytochrome b subunit has product MANEKAKALLDWVDERLPLSSFWNEHLAKYYAPKNFNFLYFFGSLALLVLVNQIVTGIFLTMHYKPDAKLAFDSVEYIMRDVNWGWLIRYMHSTGASAFFIVIYLHMFRALFYGSFKKPRELVWLFGMVIFVLLMAEAFMGYLLPWGQMSYWGAQVIISLFGAIPGIGEDLAVWIRGDYVVADATLNRFFAFHVIAVPLALLGLVVLHLAALHTVGSNNPDGIEIKKNKGADGVPVDGIPFHPYYTVKDLFGVAVFLIVFSLILFYLPEFGGYFLEHPNFEPADPMKTPEHIAPVWYFTPFYSILRAIPDKLGGVVAMGASIILLFLLPWLDRCGVRSIRYRGPAFKIALTLFVIAFLGLGVLGTKPATEVATLFARAFSLVYFGFFLALPLLSAREQTKPIPERLTEAVIPLEKREGKLWDVVRASLQWLKSTEVWQKAEGQVQLVYAKIKNTCCKSQ; this is encoded by the coding sequence ATGGCCAACGAAAAAGCCAAGGCCTTGTTGGATTGGGTCGACGAACGTCTCCCGCTCAGTTCGTTCTGGAACGAGCATCTGGCCAAGTATTACGCGCCTAAGAATTTCAACTTTCTTTATTTCTTCGGCTCGCTGGCCTTGCTGGTGCTGGTCAACCAGATCGTCACCGGCATATTCCTGACCATGCATTACAAGCCGGATGCGAAGCTGGCGTTCGACTCCGTCGAATACATCATGCGCGATGTCAACTGGGGATGGCTGATCCGCTACATGCACTCCACCGGTGCGTCGGCCTTCTTCATCGTCATCTATCTCCATATGTTCCGCGCGCTGTTCTACGGCTCCTTCAAGAAACCGCGGGAACTGGTCTGGCTGTTCGGCATGGTCATATTCGTGCTGCTCATGGCCGAGGCCTTCATGGGGTATTTGTTGCCTTGGGGGCAGATGTCGTATTGGGGAGCCCAGGTGATCATTTCCTTGTTCGGCGCGATTCCGGGCATAGGAGAAGACTTGGCCGTGTGGATCCGCGGTGACTACGTCGTGGCGGATGCGACGCTCAATCGCTTCTTCGCCTTCCACGTGATTGCCGTGCCCTTGGCGTTGCTGGGACTGGTGGTGCTGCATCTCGCGGCCCTGCATACCGTGGGATCGAATAATCCGGACGGCATCGAGATCAAGAAAAACAAGGGTGCCGATGGCGTGCCCGTGGACGGCATTCCGTTCCATCCCTACTACACGGTCAAGGATTTGTTCGGCGTCGCCGTATTCCTGATCGTGTTCTCGCTGATCCTGTTCTACCTGCCCGAATTCGGTGGATATTTCCTGGAACACCCCAATTTCGAGCCGGCCGACCCGATGAAGACGCCGGAGCATATCGCGCCGGTCTGGTACTTCACACCCTTCTATTCCATTCTGCGCGCGATCCCGGACAAGCTGGGCGGCGTCGTGGCCATGGGGGCTTCCATCATCCTGCTGTTCTTGCTGCCCTGGCTCGACCGCTGCGGGGTGCGGTCCATACGGTATCGCGGGCCGGCATTCAAGATCGCGCTGACGCTGTTCGTGATCGCCTTCCTGGGGCTGGGCGTTTTGGGCACGAAGCCGGCCACCGAGGTGGCGACCTTGTTCGCCAGAGCGTTCTCCCTGGTTTATTTCGGCTTCTTCCTGGCGCTGCCCTTGCTTTCGGCACGGGAGCAAACCAAGCCGATTCCGGAACGCCTGACGGAGGCCGTCATTCCTTTGGAGAAGCGCGAAGGCAAACTCTGGGATGTCGTGCGCGCATCGCTGCAGTGGTTGAAGTCGACCGAGGTTTGGCAAAAAGCCGAGGGCCAGGTTCAGCTTGTCTACGCCAAAATTAAAAATACCTGCTGCAAATCACAATGA
- a CDS encoding F0F1 ATP synthase subunit A translates to MELESPILFSIGFLHVSATVVMTWAVMALLVVLAFLSTRRLTIVPGGRQTAVEGIVAAMDEAVRAVAPQHAERILPFIATLWIYLVASNLAGLIPHGFSPNRDLSATAALAVVVFLSVHWFGIRALGFRRYLRHYLSPSPILLPFHLIGEITRTIALAIRLFGNIMSLEIAAALILLVAGFLAPVPILMLHIVEALVQAYIFGILALIYLAGAMQSQEQHLSTEE, encoded by the coding sequence GTGGAACTCGAGTCACCCATCCTGTTCAGCATCGGTTTCCTGCATGTCAGCGCTACGGTGGTCATGACCTGGGCGGTGATGGCGCTGCTGGTCGTCCTGGCCTTCCTGTCGACGCGTCGGCTGACGATCGTTCCTGGTGGCCGACAGACGGCGGTGGAAGGCATCGTTGCCGCCATGGACGAGGCCGTGCGCGCGGTGGCACCGCAGCATGCGGAGCGGATCCTGCCCTTCATCGCCACGCTATGGATCTATCTGGTGGCGTCCAATCTGGCGGGATTGATCCCCCATGGTTTTTCTCCCAACCGCGATCTTTCGGCGACGGCCGCCCTGGCGGTCGTGGTCTTCCTGTCGGTGCACTGGTTCGGCATCCGTGCCTTGGGATTCCGCCGCTATCTGCGCCACTATCTCTCGCCCAGCCCGATACTCCTGCCGTTCCACCTCATCGGCGAAATCACCCGCACCATCGCCCTGGCCATCCGTCTGTTCGGCAACATCATGAGCCTGGAAATCGCCGCCGCGTTGATCCTGCTGGTCGCCGGCTTCCTGGCACCGGTGCCCATACTCATGCTGCACATCGTGGAAGCCCTGGTGCAGGCTTATATTTTCGGCATACTGGCCTTGATCTATCTGGCCGGGGCCATGCAATCGCAAGAACAGCACTTATCTACGGAGGAGTAA
- a CDS encoding glutathione S-transferase N-terminal domain-containing protein has protein sequence MTLFCSPTCAYSHRTRFVLFEKGIAADVEYIDVNQPPEDLLELNPFGTTPTMVDRDLVLYESRIIMEYLDERFPHPPLHPMDPVSRARARMLVHRIDQDWYSLLDEIEKSADKKALKPKKALRESLISATPLFAAKPFFLSDEFSLVDCALGPLLWRLASLGIELPKQAEAVKSYAQRLFEREGFQASLSDQERDFSAPAEMLTA, from the coding sequence ATGACTCTTTTCTGTTCCCCCACGTGCGCCTACAGCCATCGTACGCGGTTTGTCCTCTTCGAAAAAGGTATTGCGGCGGATGTCGAATATATCGACGTCAATCAACCGCCGGAGGATTTGCTTGAGCTGAATCCTTTCGGAACGACTCCGACGATGGTGGACCGCGACCTCGTATTGTATGAATCGCGCATCATCATGGAGTATCTGGACGAACGCTTCCCGCATCCGCCTCTGCATCCCATGGACCCCGTATCGCGCGCGCGGGCACGCATGCTGGTACACCGCATCGATCAGGACTGGTACAGCCTGCTCGACGAGATCGAAAAATCGGCGGACAAGAAAGCCCTCAAACCCAAGAAAGCGCTGCGCGAAAGCCTGATATCCGCGACGCCCCTGTTTGCGGCCAAACCGTTTTTCCTGAGCGACGAATTTTCTTTGGTCGATTGCGCGCTGGGTCCCCTGCTTTGGCGTCTGGCTTCCTTGGGGATAGAGTTGCCCAAGCAGGCCGAGGCCGTGAAGAGCTATGCCCAGCGCTTGTTCGAGCGGGAAGGCTTTCAGGCCAGTTTGAGCGATCAGGAGCGCGACTTCAGTGCTCCTGCGGAAATGCTTACCGCCTGA
- a CDS encoding ClpXP protease specificity-enhancing factor yields MGSLKPYLIRAVYDWIVDNNCTPYLLVNAEAKDVEVPTAYVEDGRIVLNLRPQAVQGLQLGDKVIEFSARFSGTPMHVRAPIAAVLAIYARENGRGMVFEEGEDDAPPPPEEPEKGGEQRPPRARPNLRVVK; encoded by the coding sequence ATGGGCTCGCTCAAGCCTTATCTGATCCGGGCCGTTTACGACTGGATCGTCGACAACAACTGCACGCCCTACCTGTTGGTCAATGCGGAGGCGAAGGACGTCGAGGTGCCGACCGCCTATGTGGAAGATGGACGCATCGTCCTGAACCTCCGGCCTCAAGCGGTGCAGGGGCTGCAGTTGGGGGATAAGGTCATCGAATTCAGCGCCCGCTTCAGCGGGACGCCCATGCATGTTCGGGCACCCATCGCGGCGGTGCTCGCCATTTACGCCCGCGAAAACGGACGCGGCATGGTCTTCGAGGAAGGGGAGGACGACGCGCCTCCCCCGCCGGAAGAGCCCGAGAAGGGCGGCGAGCAGCGTCCGCCGCGCGCGCGTCCCAATCTGCGGGTCGTCAAATAG
- a CDS encoding F0F1 ATP synthase subunit epsilon, which produces MKTFTLQLRDATHAETVADVEAFVGQDASGSFSIWAGHARFLTVLVFGLARYRRVDGLWHYLAVPGAVVYFCDNALRLDTRRYLIDDDYERVSRRLTDELLAEERQLETMKAHLRRMEDEFLKRLWQIGQQGRGL; this is translated from the coding sequence ATGAAAACCTTTACCCTCCAGTTGCGTGACGCCACCCATGCGGAAACCGTGGCGGACGTGGAAGCCTTCGTGGGACAGGATGCGAGCGGCAGTTTTTCCATCTGGGCGGGACATGCACGATTTCTCACCGTGCTGGTATTCGGGCTGGCGCGCTACCGTCGGGTGGACGGACTGTGGCATTACCTGGCGGTGCCGGGAGCCGTGGTTTATTTTTGCGACAATGCGCTACGGCTCGATACGCGCCGTTATCTGATCGACGATGACTACGAGAGGGTGAGCCGACGGCTGACGGACGAACTGCTGGCGGAGGAAAGGCAGTTGGAGACCATGAAGGCCCATCTGCGGCGCATGGAGGATGAGTTTCTCAAGCGTCTATGGCAAATCGGCCAGCAGGGGAGAGGCTTATGA
- a CDS encoding cytochrome c1 gives MMKALIGFLILALSFCAQASSNSSVDLGDADADVFDLESVRRGAAAYVNYCVGCHSVKHLRYSRLGADLKLKEDDLRKDVLLDGLKIQDSLLSAMDKEDAQEWFGVEPPDLSLIARARGVDWLYGYLKGFYADPSRPSGVNNVVFPDVGMPNVLWELQGLQKAVHNAKGDDKAITRLELAQPGKLTPKQYDQFVNDLVAFLSYAGEPSQYQRLRLGKYVIFGLLILAVLFYKLKKAYWEGVE, from the coding sequence ATGATGAAAGCATTAATCGGATTTTTAATCCTGGCGCTCTCTTTTTGCGCCCAGGCCTCATCCAATAGCTCCGTCGATCTCGGCGACGCCGACGCGGACGTATTTGACCTCGAATCGGTCCGGCGTGGCGCTGCAGCTTATGTCAACTATTGCGTGGGCTGCCACTCGGTCAAACATTTGCGTTATTCCCGCCTGGGGGCGGACCTCAAACTCAAGGAAGACGATCTGCGCAAGGATGTATTGCTGGACGGGCTGAAAATTCAGGACAGCTTGCTCAGCGCTATGGATAAGGAAGACGCGCAGGAGTGGTTCGGCGTGGAGCCGCCGGATCTGTCCCTGATAGCCCGTGCGCGAGGCGTCGACTGGCTGTACGGCTATCTCAAAGGTTTTTATGCCGATCCTAGCCGACCGAGCGGCGTGAACAACGTGGTCTTTCCGGACGTGGGCATGCCGAACGTCCTGTGGGAGTTGCAGGGCCTGCAGAAAGCGGTACACAACGCGAAAGGCGACGATAAGGCGATCACCCGCCTGGAACTCGCCCAACCGGGGAAGCTCACGCCCAAGCAATATGACCAGTTCGTCAACGACCTGGTGGCCTTTCTCTCCTATGCCGGAGAGCCGTCCCAGTACCAGCGTCTGCGGCTGGGCAAATACGTCATCTTCGGCCTTCTCATCCTGGCGGTGCTGTTCTACAAGCTCAAGAAAGCGTATTGGGAGGGCGTAGAGTAG
- the xseA gene encoding exodeoxyribonuclease VII large subunit, whose amino-acid sequence MTTELQAPRTIYTVSELNGRARLVLSTQLGTVWVEGEISNLSQPSSGHLYFTLKDRDAQVRCALFRGSVRGLACRPQNGIQVLVRAQVTLYEPRGDYQLVVDYLEEAGDGALRRAYEALKLKLAGEGLFDPARKTPLPALPRCVGIVTSPTGAAVRDVLHVLARRFPALPVLIFPTKVQGREAAAEIAGAIGLAERCGLCDVLLLARGGGSLEDLWAYNEEIVARAIAACSIPIVSGVGHETDTTIADLAADLRAPTPSAAAEAVSPDRVEWLARCARLESQLRHPMRVRLEGYARTLLHLESRLRLSHPRRALDRNAQKLDELELRLQRAHAHCLTRHAARFSRVATRLLAHRPDRTLTLLAARRDDWERRLNNAIRSQLQHRGMRLAQYSEKLHTVSPLATLARGYSITLRRLDGKALLDASEVEKGELIETRFAASSLISRVE is encoded by the coding sequence ATGACGACCGAACTGCAGGCCCCCCGTACGATCTACACCGTGTCCGAGTTGAACGGCCGGGCCCGGCTGGTCTTGAGCACCCAACTGGGTACGGTCTGGGTGGAAGGGGAGATTTCCAATCTATCGCAACCTTCGTCGGGCCACCTCTATTTCACCCTCAAGGACCGCGACGCCCAGGTTCGCTGCGCCTTGTTTCGGGGAAGCGTGCGGGGACTGGCTTGTCGTCCGCAAAACGGCATTCAGGTGTTGGTCCGTGCGCAGGTCACCCTGTACGAACCCCGAGGCGACTACCAGTTGGTGGTCGATTATCTGGAGGAAGCCGGCGACGGTGCCCTGCGGCGGGCTTATGAAGCGCTCAAGTTGAAGCTCGCGGGCGAAGGCCTGTTCGATCCGGCACGGAAAACGCCCTTGCCCGCCCTGCCCCGCTGCGTCGGCATCGTAACCTCGCCCACCGGCGCCGCGGTACGCGACGTGCTTCACGTGCTCGCCCGGCGCTTTCCGGCTCTACCGGTGCTGATTTTTCCCACCAAGGTGCAGGGCCGCGAAGCCGCGGCGGAGATTGCGGGCGCCATTGGACTTGCCGAGCGCTGCGGCCTTTGCGACGTGCTGCTCTTGGCCCGCGGCGGCGGTTCCCTGGAGGACCTGTGGGCATACAACGAGGAAATCGTGGCGCGGGCGATCGCCGCCTGTTCCATCCCCATCGTCAGCGGGGTGGGACACGAAACCGATACTACCATCGCCGATCTGGCCGCCGACCTTCGTGCCCCCACGCCTTCCGCCGCCGCAGAGGCGGTCAGCCCGGATCGTGTGGAATGGCTGGCGCGCTGTGCTCGGCTGGAGTCCCAGTTGCGCCACCCCATGCGGGTACGCCTGGAAGGATACGCCCGGACCCTGCTCCATCTGGAATCCAGGCTGCGCCTGTCCCATCCGCGCCGGGCTTTGGACCGCAATGCGCAGAAACTGGACGAACTGGAACTGCGTCTGCAACGGGCTCATGCGCACTGCCTGACCCGGCACGCGGCGCGTTTCTCCCGCGTGGCGACGCGCTTGCTCGCCCACCGCCCGGATCGGACCCTGACCCTGCTAGCCGCCCGTCGGGACGACTGGGAACGCCGCCTGAACAACGCCATCCGTAGCCAGCTGCAGCACCGGGGCATGAGGCTGGCCCAATACAGCGAGAAACTGCACACCGTCAGCCCGCTGGCTACGCTCGCGCGCGGCTATTCCATCACGCTGAGGCGACTCGACGGGAAAGCGCTGCTCGATGCGAGCGAAGTTGAAAAAGGCGAACTGATAGAAACCCGATTCGCGGCAAGCAGCCTCATCAGCCGGGTGGAATGA